The proteins below are encoded in one region of Leptospira terpstrae serovar Hualin str. LT 11-33 = ATCC 700639:
- the pyk gene encoding pyruvate kinase — MPAIEQLRARKTKIVCTIGPATATKEMIRSLALAGMNIARLNMSHGDHEFHRKIIRIIKSLNKDELHKHPISILLDTQGPEIRTGDVQNDLHLKVGETFTFHIIPGMEAEAQSVFVNYRDIVKDLKVGDKVTVDNGLINLAVQEIRENELVCTVLDGGKLGSRKHINLPGIRVNLPSITPKDLKDIIFGLEEDIDFVALSFVRSQEDVIQLRGIIDEKNHHAQIIAKIEDQEGLKNLDAIIRESDGIMVARGDLGVEIEIEELPIVQRRIIKRCQEEGKRVIVATHLLESMIQNPSPTRAEVTDVANAVYEEADAIMLSGETAMGKFPVRCVEMLDKIARRMELSINLGLAAQRKPKDQKEEMARSAANLADSMQAHAIIAITRRGITANNLASFHPKYPIVHAFTNMTSVRRKLWLTRGVIPYRVDFSSDPEKTIKLAIQTLVNNGYLQMGEKVVILSDIIAGEDRVETIQVREVK; from the coding sequence ATGCCTGCTATTGAACAACTTAGAGCTCGAAAAACAAAAATCGTTTGTACCATTGGTCCTGCGACCGCCACCAAAGAAATGATCCGAAGTTTGGCTTTGGCTGGAATGAATATCGCAAGGCTCAATATGAGCCATGGTGATCATGAGTTTCATAGAAAGATCATTCGTATTATCAAATCATTAAACAAAGATGAATTACACAAACATCCGATTTCTATCCTTCTTGATACCCAGGGACCAGAAATTAGAACTGGAGATGTCCAAAACGACCTCCACTTAAAAGTCGGAGAGACTTTTACTTTTCATATCATTCCAGGAATGGAAGCGGAAGCACAAAGTGTTTTTGTAAATTACAGAGATATAGTAAAAGATTTGAAAGTAGGCGACAAAGTCACTGTGGATAACGGACTCATCAACTTGGCAGTGCAAGAGATCCGCGAAAACGAACTCGTTTGTACAGTATTAGATGGTGGAAAACTTGGATCCAGAAAACATATCAACCTTCCAGGGATCCGCGTAAATTTACCATCAATCACTCCTAAAGATCTCAAAGACATTATTTTTGGGTTAGAAGAGGATATTGATTTTGTGGCATTGTCTTTTGTCCGCTCGCAAGAAGATGTGATCCAACTTCGTGGTATTATTGATGAAAAAAATCACCATGCGCAAATCATCGCAAAGATTGAAGACCAAGAAGGTTTAAAAAACTTAGATGCCATCATTCGCGAGTCCGATGGAATCATGGTGGCTCGAGGAGATTTGGGAGTTGAGATTGAAATCGAAGAACTTCCTATTGTACAAAGACGAATCATAAAACGTTGCCAAGAAGAAGGGAAACGTGTGATTGTTGCCACTCACTTATTAGAATCTATGATTCAGAATCCTTCTCCTACAAGAGCAGAAGTGACAGACGTTGCCAATGCTGTGTATGAAGAGGCCGATGCCATTATGTTGTCTGGGGAAACAGCGATGGGGAAATTCCCCGTGCGTTGTGTAGAGATGTTAGATAAAATTGCACGTCGTATGGAGTTGTCTATCAACCTAGGACTTGCAGCACAAAGAAAACCAAAAGACCAAAAAGAAGAAATGGCTCGTTCTGCGGCCAATTTAGCTGATTCGATGCAAGCCCATGCCATCATTGCCATCACACGTCGTGGGATCACGGCGAATAACTTGGCATCGTTTCATCCGAAATATCCCATTGTTCATGCGTTTACAAATATGACATCTGTTAGGCGGAAACTTTGGCTGACTCGGGGAGTGATTCCTTATCGAGTTGATTTTTCCTCTGATCCAGAAAAAACGATAAAACTTGCGATCCAAACTCTAGTGAATAATGGTTACCTCCAAATGGGAGAAAAGGTAGTAATCCTTTCTGATATTATCGCAGGGGAAGATCGAGTTGAAACCATCCAAGTTCGCGAAGTAAAATAA